One genomic segment of uncultured Ilyobacter sp. includes these proteins:
- a CDS encoding GDP-mannose 4,6-dehydratase yields the protein MEKVFSENSIEMVINLVAMPGIRPSLEDPLLYENVNIKGLMNILELCKKYRINVDYAILLTQQLKNQEKL from the coding sequence TTGGAAAAAGTTTTTTCTGAAAACAGCATAGAGATGGTAATAAATCTAGTGGCTATGCCAGGGATAAGACCATCTTTGGAAGATCCTTTATTGTATGAAAATGTTAATATTAAAGGTTTAATGAATATTCTTGAACTGTGTAAAAAGTATAGAATCAATGTTGATTATGCTATTCTCCTTACGCAGCAACTAAAAAATCAGGAGAAGTTATAG
- a CDS encoding glycosyltransferase family 39 protein — MKNRKILIFIAMTLLVYPLFFFRDLTPDNELKYISIVTEALDKGNTFAFYNHGIPYADKPPLYFWIIMMVKNITGSYSVPAIGIFSLLPALLILIVMSRWSSSVLDEGDQTLASGILFTTAIFLGGGLILRMDMLMTLFIVLALFSFYRCYTETGKSWEPYLVWVWIFLALFTKGPLGMLIPLVSIAVFLSTEKKLSKINKYLPIWGFFMLVGMAAIWLALVYLEGGKDYLYNLTVKQTVGRGVNSFKHNRPFYYYFIEFPVVFLPWSVFYFTTFILGIKNRKNAGVLEKFFRTVVVSTFVLLSIISSKLEIYLLPVYPFVTFLSIIQFRRLAKEKYWRWCTALPGLLMVLMFPGVLVVAFLDKLPFAGNVLFYIGMLLISLLGIYSFSNTVKGDFKKSSWGIVGGMLFLIFSISLNMENLNNEIGLRSLAEKGEKLRTEGGKSSYYAFNFEKAENMDVYLHEPVTNIGDLDTLKKAVNEKSMVLFVRKKDIKRNQELKGILNNFSQFEIGSNYVYRISSPE, encoded by the coding sequence ATGAAAAATAGAAAAATATTAATATTTATCGCAATGACTCTCCTTGTTTACCCTCTTTTCTTTTTCAGAGACCTTACACCTGACAACGAACTTAAATATATAAGTATAGTAACTGAGGCACTAGATAAAGGAAATACCTTTGCTTTTTATAATCACGGAATCCCATATGCAGACAAGCCACCCTTATACTTCTGGATCATCATGATGGTAAAGAACATAACCGGAAGCTACAGTGTCCCTGCAATTGGAATATTCAGTCTTTTACCGGCCCTCTTGATACTTATAGTAATGAGCAGGTGGTCTTCCTCCGTTCTTGACGAAGGAGATCAGACTCTGGCATCAGGGATCCTCTTCACCACCGCTATATTCCTAGGAGGGGGACTTATTCTGAGGATGGATATGCTAATGACACTGTTTATCGTACTTGCCCTATTCAGCTTTTATAGGTGCTATACCGAGACTGGAAAGTCCTGGGAGCCTTATCTTGTATGGGTGTGGATCTTTCTTGCACTGTTCACCAAGGGCCCTCTGGGGATGCTCATTCCCCTTGTTTCTATAGCCGTATTTCTATCCACTGAAAAAAAGCTTTCCAAAATAAATAAGTATCTTCCCATATGGGGATTTTTCATGCTGGTTGGTATGGCTGCAATTTGGCTTGCCCTTGTATACCTTGAAGGGGGAAAAGATTACCTCTATAACCTCACAGTTAAACAGACTGTAGGAAGGGGAGTAAACTCCTTCAAACATAACAGGCCTTTTTATTATTACTTTATTGAATTTCCAGTTGTTTTTCTTCCATGGTCTGTTTTTTATTTCACTACTTTTATCCTGGGAATTAAAAACAGAAAAAATGCAGGAGTTCTGGAAAAGTTCTTTAGAACAGTTGTCGTATCCACATTTGTTCTGCTTTCCATTATAAGCAGCAAACTTGAGATATATCTCCTCCCAGTTTATCCCTTTGTGACTTTCCTTTCTATAATTCAGTTTAGAAGGTTGGCGAAGGAAAAATACTGGAGATGGTGTACGGCCCTTCCCGGATTATTGATGGTTTTAATGTTTCCAGGGGTTTTGGTAGTTGCATTTTTAGACAAACTCCCGTTCGCAGGAAATGTTTTATTTTACATCGGTATGCTGCTTATATCTTTATTAGGTATATATTCATTTTCAAATACAGTAAAGGGTGATTTTAAAAAGTCATCCTGGGGAATTGTAGGTGGAATGCTCTTTCTGATTTTTTCCATTTCTTTGAATATGGAAAACTTAAACAACGAGATAGGGCTTAGGAGTTTAGCCGAAAAAGGTGAAAAGCTGAGGACAGAAGGCGGAAAAAGCAGTTACTACGCATTCAATTTTGAAAAGGCCGAAAATATGGACGTATATCTCCATGAGCCGGTGACAAATATAGGGGATTTAGATACTTTAAAAAAAGCTGTAAATGAAAAGAGTATGGTTCTTTTTGTAAGGAAAAAAGATATAAAAAGAAATCAGGAACTCAAAGGCATTTTAAACAATTTTAGTCAATTTGAAATAGGAAGCAACTATGTTTATCGAATATCATCACCAGAATAA
- a CDS encoding glycosyltransferase family 39 protein produces the protein MQVREKKNLLYLFLSGIITLFPSLWVGRVGIMEARNFVTAREMVQNGNWIITTMNGEFRFEKPPFPTWLTALFMKFFNTTTNEFVLRLPIAICTLGLIFLIYFLVKSATENPELAFISGLVSTTTFMIIKLGNEDAWDMFPYIFMFGCVTYIFIGLKSLNTMDFIISGIFMGASLLSKGPVPVYGMMLPFFVAYSVTYGFSNIRVSWKKILFTIIIGVSLAALWPAAIMLTQKDLFISVMNKEASTWLNKHVKSIFYYFDYIIYIGVWMIFALASFFKKWSEKRSPDNKFFSMLFLWNLITFVLISLIKMKKKRYGVPLYILTPMMASHLIFYFINREWKKLVKIENFIIKTHTILMVTISILIPPMFYFKGYRSGHIGIVYLSFIAMFFLFFSYEFVMGFIKKRKIEQILFMTGFLMITINISVTWFVEKYVRTEYRDEYKYLSTLKSSGPQEYPIYTFDDDEITNVWNVGKKIELIGDLQELPNIFFVLDDREEPLINEKFRTEFIIKSKNTYYKYEDEDKTIHLYKVVKNTKD, from the coding sequence ATGCAGGTTAGAGAGAAAAAAAATCTTCTTTATCTTTTTTTATCTGGAATAATAACCCTGTTTCCTAGCCTATGGGTTGGCAGGGTAGGAATAATGGAAGCACGAAATTTTGTTACTGCCAGAGAGATGGTACAAAATGGGAACTGGATCATAACCACCATGAACGGTGAATTCAGATTTGAAAAACCTCCCTTTCCCACATGGCTGACAGCTTTATTTATGAAATTTTTTAACACAACAACCAATGAGTTTGTCCTCAGACTTCCAATTGCAATATGCACCTTGGGACTGATTTTTCTGATTTATTTCCTGGTAAAATCAGCTACGGAAAATCCTGAATTGGCTTTTATATCTGGGTTGGTAAGTACCACAACCTTTATGATAATAAAACTTGGAAATGAGGATGCCTGGGATATGTTCCCCTATATTTTTATGTTTGGATGTGTTACATATATTTTTATAGGTTTAAAATCCTTGAACACAATGGATTTCATAATCTCCGGTATCTTTATGGGAGCATCACTCCTCAGTAAAGGGCCCGTACCTGTCTACGGCATGATGTTACCATTTTTTGTAGCGTATTCTGTGACCTATGGGTTTTCAAATATAAGAGTTAGCTGGAAAAAAATATTATTTACTATTATTATAGGAGTGAGCTTAGCTGCTTTATGGCCTGCGGCGATTATGTTAACTCAAAAAGATCTCTTTATCTCTGTCATGAATAAAGAGGCTTCTACCTGGTTGAACAAACATGTAAAAAGCATATTTTACTATTTTGACTATATTATTTATATAGGTGTATGGATGATTTTTGCTCTCGCTTCTTTTTTCAAAAAATGGTCAGAAAAAAGAAGCCCAGACAATAAATTTTTCTCAATGCTTTTTTTATGGAATTTAATAACTTTTGTTTTGATATCTTTAATAAAAATGAAGAAAAAAAGGTATGGAGTTCCACTGTATATACTGACTCCTATGATGGCCTCACATCTCATCTTTTATTTCATAAACAGAGAGTGGAAAAAGCTTGTAAAAATAGAAAATTTTATAATAAAAACTCATACCATTCTTATGGTCACAATATCGATTTTAATTCCCCCTATGTTTTACTTCAAAGGATATAGAAGTGGGCATATAGGAATCGTATATTTATCATTTATTGCAATGTTTTTTTTATTCTTTTCATACGAATTTGTAATGGGATTTATAAAAAAAAGAAAAATTGAACAAATTCTTTTTATGACAGGGTTCTTAATGATTACAATCAACATCTCTGTGACATGGTTTGTAGAAAAGTATGTAAGAACAGAATATCGAGATGAATATAAATATTTGAGTACTCTCAAAAGTTCAGGACCACAAGAATACCCCATCTATACATTTGATGACGACGAAATCACAAATGTGTGGAATGTAGGCAAAAAGATAGAATTAATCGGTGATCTTCAAGAGCTTCCCAACATTTTTTTTGTTTTAGACGACAGAGAAGAACCGTTAATAAATGAAAAATTTAGGACTGAATTTATAATTAAAAGTAAAAATACATATTACAAATATGAAGATGAAGATAAAACTATACATTTGTACAAGGTAGTTAAAAATACAAAAGACTAG
- a CDS encoding lipid-A-disaccharide synthase N-terminal domain-containing protein, with product MKPFLILGFVGQAFFSMRFLVQWMASERAGKSVIPLSFWIFSIIGSFFLLIYAIYRKDPVFILGQAPNLFIYTRNLYLIKKERLAGGSDAG from the coding sequence ATGAAACCTTTTTTAATACTGGGATTTGTAGGCCAGGCTTTTTTTTCCATGAGGTTTCTAGTTCAGTGGATGGCCAGCGAGAGGGCAGGCAAGAGTGTAATCCCTCTTTCCTTCTGGATATTTAGTATTATTGGAAGTTTTTTCCTACTGATATATGCTATATACAGAAAGGACCCTGTATTTATACTGGGACAGGCTCCAAATCTCTTTATTTACACAAGAAACCTATATCTCATAAAAAAAGAGAGGCTGGCTGGAGGTAGCGATGCAGGTTAG
- a CDS encoding glycosyltransferase family 2 protein, whose protein sequence is MQRISVIAPVYNEEENISRFIKKVEDSVRKEFISYEIILINDGSTDKSREILDQEASQNGHIKVYHFTKNNGQTAALAAGFEKCSGDIVVTMDSDLQTDPDDIYTLLPYLENYDMVNGRRASREDGIKKKISSLVGNGVRNLITGDNIQDTGCPLKLFKKEVAKSYVLFEGMHRFLPTLARLRGFKVVEVPVRHYDREFGVSKYGVWNRLFKGLKDAFAVRWMKNRILKYEFETGGNQK, encoded by the coding sequence ATGCAGAGAATATCTGTCATAGCACCAGTATACAATGAAGAAGAAAATATATCACGTTTTATAAAAAAAGTTGAGGATTCAGTGAGGAAAGAGTTTATATCCTATGAGATTATCCTTATAAATGATGGAAGTACAGATAAGAGCAGAGAGATACTAGACCAGGAAGCTTCGCAAAATGGGCATATAAAAGTATATCATTTCACGAAAAACAACGGTCAGACTGCCGCTTTAGCTGCAGGTTTTGAAAAATGCTCTGGAGATATTGTTGTCACTATGGATTCAGATCTTCAGACAGACCCAGATGATATCTATACCCTTTTACCGTACCTTGAAAATTATGACATGGTAAACGGCAGAAGAGCATCAAGAGAGGACGGAATCAAGAAAAAAATCTCTTCTCTAGTTGGAAACGGTGTCAGAAACCTCATAACTGGGGATAACATACAGGATACAGGCTGCCCTTTAAAATTATTCAAGAAGGAAGTTGCCAAAAGCTACGTATTATTTGAGGGGATGCACAGATTCCTTCCCACCCTTGCAAGACTCAGGGGGTTTAAGGTTGTAGAGGTCCCTGTGAGGCACTATGACAGAGAGTTCGGAGTTTCAAAGTACGGAGTTTGGAACAGGCTTTTCAAAGGATTAAAAGATGCCTTTGCTGTAAGATGGATGAAAAACAGGATTTTAAAATATGAATTTGAGACTGGAGGAAATCAAAAATGA
- a CDS encoding response regulator transcription factor, with the protein MKKILIVEDEKKISRYLQLELEHEGYSIDIADDGAIALEFFKKNFYNIILLDLMLPKLSGEEVCRQIREKSEVPVIVLTARDKTFSKINLLDLGADDYITKPFAIGELLARIRVALRHKKKFSDGDQVIDYGGIRINLDKKVVDIQEKEVSLTKTEFNLLHYLVLNREIVLSREQMLNNVWGYDYAGGEKIVDVYIKSLRKKIDYGEKKLIHTIRGFGYILKEEN; encoded by the coding sequence ATGAAAAAAATATTGATTGTAGAGGACGAAAAAAAAATAAGCAGATATCTACAGCTAGAGCTTGAACACGAGGGCTATTCTATAGACATTGCTGATGACGGTGCAATTGCCTTAGAGTTTTTTAAAAAGAATTTTTACAATATAATTTTACTTGATCTTATGTTGCCAAAACTCTCTGGGGAAGAGGTGTGCCGTCAAATAAGAGAAAAATCTGAGGTTCCTGTGATAGTTCTTACTGCTAGAGATAAAACTTTCAGTAAAATAAATCTTTTGGATCTGGGAGCGGATGATTATATAACAAAACCCTTTGCTATAGGCGAACTTTTAGCACGTATAAGGGTGGCACTTAGGCATAAGAAAAAATTTTCTGACGGAGATCAGGTCATTGATTACGGAGGGATCCGGATCAACCTGGATAAGAAAGTGGTGGATATTCAAGAGAAAGAAGTTTCCCTTACAAAAACTGAATTTAATCTTCTTCATTATCTTGTATTAAACAGAGAGATAGTTTTATCGAGGGAACAGATGTTAAATAATGTATGGGGATATGATTATGCAGGTGGTGAAAAAATAGTGGATGTATATATAAAATCTTTGAGAAAAAAAATAGATTATGGTGAAAAAAAGCTTATACATACAATAAGAGGATTTGGATATAT